A portion of the Trachemys scripta elegans isolate TJP31775 chromosome 9, CAS_Tse_1.0, whole genome shotgun sequence genome contains these proteins:
- the GP5 gene encoding platelet glycoprotein V, giving the protein MLVFRLAVIIHLFLQLNASVCPEKCECILKDAIRCSGSSIKDLASLGLPTNMTQILITNTNATDLKDKVFSGMTVLQRLILSSNQLSLILPGAFKGLVKLKTLKLFDNKLTQLPTGVFDEVVALQQLILEKNLLKDIEPRLFDKLVNLQELFLNKNHLTELPDGVLRNLAKLKLLNLSRNYLAALPRNIFSTLTKLEKLSLYMNRLSSIDSGVFDNLRELQELRLRSNDIQSIAPDAFRNLLKLNSLTLSRNKLQLLPHGLFLHLHNLTELTLYGNPLGSLPEILFGEIRTLRSLWVYDTKLSTLPDFVFGNLTNLELLVLTFNPELSVLPRNVFSGLNELLSLSLHTNNLSSLPEGIFQGLQKLQEISLFNNRIEVLPKNLFYNLNNLQAIYLNCTSLQSLPGDFFTSLPKLQEVVLDNNPWKCDCQIAEFKGWLQRNLDIVKNVTSLTCDSPIALRNISLLSLPDDHFHCPSTTVLPHHTSESSTRSHTASFLVTEHLPFTWKTPTAPVPVIHTNTPLLPPSATPYFIDSITEDVEPSEFHPTEIPSQIPTGIMREINGVREIVSTTAAPVSGSQDRLSARPFFKCNVPYSQIFLYLYVLALTVQVLTVVTTFYVVYEVRQLVHCSNSPAQSVVLVRILHRVRNAD; this is encoded by the coding sequence ATGTTGGTTTTTCGTTTAGCTGTAATCATCCATCTTTTCCTTCAGCTGAATGCATCTGTTTGCCCTGAGAAATGCGAGTGTATTCTGAAAGATGCCATCCGTTGCTCTGGTTCCAGTATCAAAGACCTAGCATCGTTAGGTCTGCCTACCAACATGACACAAATTCTGATAACAAATACTAACGCAACCGACTTGAAGGACAAAGTCTTTTCGGGAATGACAGTGCTCCAGCGTCTCATTCTGTCTTCAAACCAGCTTTCCCTCATTTTGCCAGGAGCTTTTAAAGGCTTAGTAAAGCTAAAGACCCTCAAACTGTTTGACAACAAGTTGACTCAGCTTCCCACGGGAGTGTTCGATGAAGTGGTGGCCCTTCAGCAGTTGATCCTTGAAAAGAATTTGCTGAAGGATATTGAGCCCAGGCTGTTTGACAAACTAGTCAACTTGCAGGAGCTCTTTTTGAACAAAAACCATCTGACAGAGCTTCCTGATGGAGTACTAAGAAACCTCGCCAAGCTTAAACTACTGAACTTATCCAGAAACTATTTGGCAGCCTTGCCTAGAAATATATTTAGCACATTAACCAAACTTGAGAAGCTCTCTCTGTATATGAATAGGCTCAGTTCAATAGACTCTGGTGTGTTTGATAACCTGAGAGAGCTGCAGGAGCTTCGTCTGCGTTCAAATGACATTCAGTCCATTGCCCCGGATGCATTTCGCAATCTCCTTAAACTAAATAGTTTAACGCTCTCTCGAAATAAACTGCAGCTGTTGCCTCATGGGCTCTTTCTGCATTTGCACAATTTGACTGAATTGACCTTGTATGGGAATCCACTGGGATCCCTTCCAGAAATATTGTTTGGAGAAATTAGGACTCTCCGGAGTCTGTGGGTATATGACACCAAACTCTCAACTCTGCCAGATTTTGTGTTTGGTAATTTGACAAATTTAGAGCTACTTGTGCTGACTTTCAATCCCGAGTTAAGTGTTCTCCCAAGGAACGTGTTCAGTGGTCTAAATGAACTTCTGAGTTTGTCTTTGCATACAAATAATCTCTCTAGTCTCCCGGAGGGCATCTTCCAGGGTCTGCAGAAACTTCAGGAGATTTCCCTTTTCAATAACAGGATTGAGGTTCTTCCTAAAAACCTCTTTTATAATCTCAATAATCTCCAGGCAATTTACCTAAATTGTACCAGCCTGCAGTCTCTTCCTGGAGACTTCTTTACCTCGTTACCCAAGCTGCAAGAGGTCGTGCTTGACAACAATCCTTGGAAATGTGATTGTCAAATCGCTGAATTCAAAGGGTGGCTCCAGAGGAATTTAGACATAGTAAAAAATGTCACGTCTCTAACTTGTGACAGTCCCATAGCATTAAGGAATATTTCTCTCTTGTCTCTACCAGATGATCATTTTCACTGCCCCTCTACCACAGTCCTTCCACACCACACATCTGAGAGCTCCACTCGTTCCCACACAGCATCTTTTCTTGTCACTGAACACTTGCCTTTCACTTGGAAgacccccacagctcctgtgCCCGTGATACATACGAACACCCCCTTGCTGCCTCCGTCTGCAACTCCATATTTTATTGATTCCATCACTGAAGACGTTGAGCCGTCTGAATTTCACCCCACAGAAATTCCAAGCCAAATTCCCACTGGCATAATGAGAGAAATCAACGGAGTAAGAGAAATTGTCTCAACCACTGCCGCACCGGTCAGTGGATCACAAGACCGTCTAAGTGCGCggccattttttaaatgtaacgtTCCATATAGTCAAATATTTTTGTATCTCTATGTTTTGGCTCTAACAGTCCAAGTTTTAACTGTTGTGACCACTTTCTATGTGGTGTATGAAGTCAGGCAGCTTGTGCACTGTAGCAATAGCCCTGCTCAATCGGTTGTACTGGTGAGGATTTTACACAGGGTTAGGAATGCAGATTAG